One genomic window of Streptomyces sp. WP-1 includes the following:
- a CDS encoding ParA family protein, translating to MGGSVHCEPEVEESESLRSDANIAGPMTDPVPGPRTESTGADVSRETPPPMDDTPIGRAAQLAVEALGRAGEGLPRPEQTRVMVVANQKGGVGKTTTTVNLAASLALHGARVLVIDLDPQGNASTALGIDHHAEVPSIYDVLVESMPLAEVVQPVPDVEGLFCAPATIDLAGAEIELVSLVARESRLDRAIQAYEQPLDYILIDCPPSLGLLTVNALVAGQEVLIPIQCEYYALEGLGQLLRNVDLVRGHLNPALHVSTILLTMYDGRTRLASQVAEEVRSHFGEEVLRTSIPRSVRISEAPSYGQTVLTYDPGSSGALSYLEAAREIALRGVGISYDASQAHIGAQSDPSMVEGIQ from the coding sequence TTGCGAGCCTGAAGTCGAGGAGAGTGAATCCTTGCGGTCCGACGCCAACATCGCGGGACCGATGACCGATCCGGTCCCCGGTCCCCGAACCGAGTCGACGGGGGCGGATGTTTCACGTGAAACACCGCCCCCGATGGACGACACCCCCATCGGTCGTGCGGCCCAACTGGCCGTGGAGGCTCTCGGGCGCGCCGGCGAAGGTCTGCCGCGACCGGAGCAGACCCGCGTCATGGTGGTCGCCAACCAGAAGGGTGGCGTGGGCAAGACGACGACGACCGTCAATCTTGCCGCCTCGCTGGCTCTGCACGGTGCCCGTGTGCTGGTGATCGACCTGGACCCCCAGGGCAACGCGTCCACGGCCCTCGGGATCGACCATCACGCCGAAGTTCCGTCGATCTACGACGTGTTGGTGGAGAGCATGCCGCTCGCCGAGGTCGTCCAGCCGGTACCGGACGTCGAAGGACTCTTCTGCGCCCCGGCCACCATCGATCTCGCCGGTGCGGAGATCGAGCTGGTGTCCCTGGTGGCTCGCGAAAGCCGGCTGGACCGCGCGATCCAGGCGTATGAGCAGCCGTTGGACTACATCCTCATCGACTGCCCGCCCTCGCTCGGCCTGTTGACGGTCAATGCGCTGGTCGCGGGCCAAGAGGTCCTGATCCCGATCCAGTGCGAGTACTACGCGCTGGAGGGCCTGGGCCAGCTGCTGCGCAATGTCGATCTGGTGCGGGGGCACCTCAACCCCGCCCTGCATGTATCGACCATCCTGCTCACCATGTACGACGGCCGGACGCGTCTCGCCTCCCAGGTCGCGGAAGAGGTGCGCAGCCACTTCGGCGAGGAGGTGCTGCGGACGAGCATTCCCCGCTCGGTCCGTATCTCCGAGGCGCCGAGCTACGGGCAGACGGTGCTGACTTACGATCCTGGATCGAGCGGCGCCCTCTCGTATCTTGAGGCGGCCCGAGAAATCGCGCTGAGGGGCGTTGGCATCAGCTATGACGCGAGCCAGGCCCACATCGGCGCCCAGAGCGACCCGAGCATGGTGGAGGGGATCCAGTGA